One stretch of Legionella birminghamensis DNA includes these proteins:
- a CDS encoding OmpP1/FadL family transporter, with product MKSMQKPIRTMVSAAVISMMAVSAANAGAFSLYTESAGYVIGNYAAGAAAEAADASTGWYNPAGLALLHNQQVVTSGVGVFPSSKLSGTSTFRSFSGLPFPANLYIQSYNGVQGANEAFVPAFHYALPITDRATFGLSVVSPFGLSTEWDRTDPMRYQGTFSELITTNVSPEIGGMITDNFSLGAGIDLQYARVKFNSVLGVPTVANVITGNPFALDSPSYNKGNSFGVGFHAGAMYMFNDNHSRIGLNYQSKMNHTFHGYSRLSGPFATPGLNLTSPLSVITSCTTCTFTSHNLSSNNLDFPDIVTLSGYHDVNDKLALLGSVVYTGWSTIRTIELRNVAAFSQGIGQVKANSISSEYYDNAWRAAIGANYKFNDQWMLRVGGGYDQTPTTDANRTVRLPDADRWALSVGGHYQWRSDIGFDAGWTHLFAAGDPTLNKNQTTTSFTTNVNATAKVRADLVGLQATWTMDQVAPVVTK from the coding sequence GTGAAGAGCATGCAAAAACCCATACGAACAATGGTCAGTGCTGCTGTTATATCAATGATGGCTGTAAGTGCTGCAAATGCAGGGGCATTTTCTCTGTATACTGAAAGTGCAGGATATGTGATTGGAAACTATGCTGCGGGTGCTGCTGCCGAAGCTGCTGATGCGTCCACAGGTTGGTACAATCCTGCTGGTCTGGCATTGCTGCATAATCAACAAGTCGTAACCAGCGGTGTCGGTGTTTTCCCAAGCAGTAAATTATCAGGCACATCCACTTTCAGATCATTTTCCGGGCTTCCGTTCCCAGCAAATCTTTATATTCAGTCTTATAATGGTGTGCAGGGTGCGAATGAGGCCTTCGTTCCTGCTTTCCATTATGCGCTGCCCATTACAGATCGCGCGACTTTCGGTTTGAGCGTAGTATCTCCTTTTGGTTTGTCTACTGAATGGGATCGTACTGATCCAATGCGTTATCAAGGTACATTCAGTGAGCTGATTACCACTAACGTATCCCCTGAAATTGGCGGTATGATTACCGATAATTTCTCTCTGGGTGCCGGTATTGACCTGCAATATGCACGCGTTAAATTTAACAGCGTCCTGGGTGTTCCTACTGTAGCAAACGTTATAACTGGAAACCCTTTTGCACTGGATTCGCCTTCCTATAACAAAGGAAATTCTTTCGGTGTTGGTTTCCATGCCGGTGCGATGTATATGTTCAATGATAATCACTCCCGTATCGGTTTGAATTATCAATCCAAGATGAACCATACATTCCATGGGTATAGCCGTTTAAGCGGTCCCTTTGCTACTCCTGGATTGAATTTGACTAGTCCTTTGAGTGTTATTACTTCCTGCACAACTTGTACTTTCACAAGTCACAATTTGTCTAGTAACAATCTGGATTTCCCTGACATTGTCACATTAAGCGGATACCACGATGTTAATGATAAGTTAGCTCTGTTGGGTTCTGTGGTTTATACCGGCTGGAGCACAATCAGAACAATTGAACTGAGAAATGTAGCTGCGTTTTCTCAAGGTATTGGCCAGGTGAAAGCGAATTCCATTTCCAGTGAATACTATGACAATGCATGGCGTGCTGCCATTGGTGCGAACTATAAGTTTAATGACCAGTGGATGCTGCGTGTAGGCGGTGGATATGATCAGACTCCAACTACTGATGCTAACCGTACAGTTCGTTTGCCAGATGCTGATCGCTGGGCTCTGTCTGTGGGCGGTCACTACCAATGGCGTTCTGATATTGGTTTCGATGCTGGCTGGACTCATCTGTTTGCTGCAGGTGATCCAACACTTAACAAAAATCAGACAACCACCAGCTTTACTACTAACGTAAATGCAACAGCGAAAGTAAGAGCAGACCTGGTTGGCCTGCAAGCAACCTGGACGATGGATCAAGTTGCTCCTGTTGTTACAAAATAA
- a CDS encoding peptidylprolyl isomerase encodes MKNTVSFITGCLLLAGLGSAFADTAIIKTSQGTITCELFTEQAPNTVANFEGLATGSKEFKDPKTGEMVKRPYYDGLTFHRVIAGFMIQGGDPLGDGTGGPGYQFDNENTNASFDKPGVLAMANAGPNTNGSQFFITVAPTPSLQGSYNVFGQVTSGQDVADKISQVQTDAQDKPVTPVIIESITIQK; translated from the coding sequence ATGAAAAATACCGTGTCATTTATCACCGGTTGTCTCTTACTGGCTGGTTTGGGTTCAGCATTTGCTGATACCGCTATCATCAAAACGTCTCAGGGAACAATTACTTGTGAGCTGTTTACAGAACAAGCTCCCAATACGGTTGCCAACTTTGAAGGTCTGGCAACAGGTTCAAAGGAATTTAAAGATCCTAAAACAGGGGAAATGGTTAAACGCCCTTATTATGATGGTTTAACATTTCATCGTGTGATTGCTGGTTTTATGATCCAGGGCGGCGATCCCCTTGGTGACGGTACTGGCGGCCCTGGATATCAATTTGATAATGAGAATACCAATGCCAGTTTTGACAAGCCAGGAGTTCTTGCTATGGCTAATGCGGGCCCAAATACGAATGGCAGCCAATTCTTCATCACCGTAGCGCCAACACCAAGCCTTCAAGGCAGCTATAATGTTTTCGGCCAAGTGACTTCCGGCCAGGATGTTGCCGACAAGATTAGTCAAGTACAGACAGACGCACAGGACAAACCGGTTACCCCTGTCATTATTGAAAGCATTACTATTCAAAAATAA
- the apbC gene encoding iron-sulfur cluster carrier protein ApbC, which produces MNQVDQLLYSLAAMNVPFLNKSIEELGLKYQIETSRGIKLQFTAGFPVQTIKEDLLQLLKQTAQGILPETAIEIDLQSKIQGHRTQMSGKGLRAVKNVIAVASGKGGVGKSTVTVNLATALARAGARVGILDADIYGPSIPLMLGAHSPVKIEQDHYLPVEVHGIQAMSIGYLTQADDQALVWRGPMLAKALIQMLDITLWQDLDYLFIDLPPGTGDIQLSLVQKIPLAAAIVVSTPQPVATLDAQKAIMMFEKTQIDVVGIIENMAWHSCSACGHQDAIFGTGGAEKLSEQFKMPLLGQWPLETAIRNHCDEGQPAALSKDPALADIFHQTAMEFAIRLAQKPLNYADRFPDIVVE; this is translated from the coding sequence ATGAACCAAGTTGATCAACTTCTTTATTCGCTCGCAGCAATGAACGTTCCCTTTCTCAATAAATCTATCGAAGAACTGGGATTAAAATATCAGATTGAAACCAGCAGAGGAATAAAATTGCAATTCACTGCCGGCTTCCCCGTTCAAACGATTAAAGAAGATTTACTTCAGTTATTGAAGCAAACCGCTCAAGGCATTTTACCAGAGACCGCAATTGAAATTGATTTGCAGAGTAAAATTCAGGGGCATCGCACGCAAATGAGCGGAAAAGGCTTACGCGCTGTTAAAAATGTCATTGCGGTTGCTTCCGGTAAAGGGGGGGTTGGCAAGTCAACGGTTACGGTTAATCTGGCTACTGCCCTTGCCAGAGCCGGTGCGCGGGTCGGTATCCTCGATGCAGATATTTATGGTCCAAGCATCCCCCTGATGCTGGGCGCCCACTCCCCTGTTAAAATAGAACAGGATCATTATTTACCGGTGGAAGTGCATGGCATTCAGGCCATGTCAATTGGATATCTGACGCAAGCGGATGATCAGGCGCTGGTTTGGCGAGGCCCCATGCTAGCCAAAGCGCTAATACAAATGCTTGATATTACGCTCTGGCAGGATTTGGACTATTTATTCATCGATCTGCCACCAGGGACGGGGGATATTCAATTGAGCCTGGTGCAGAAGATCCCCTTAGCAGCTGCCATTGTAGTCAGTACTCCCCAGCCCGTTGCCACACTGGATGCGCAAAAAGCAATCATGATGTTTGAAAAAACGCAGATTGACGTAGTGGGTATTATTGAAAATATGGCCTGGCACAGCTGTAGCGCCTGCGGTCATCAGGATGCAATTTTTGGAACAGGCGGCGCAGAAAAACTGAGTGAACAATTTAAAATGCCATTGCTGGGGCAATGGCCATTGGAAACTGCAATTCGTAATCATTGCGATGAAGGACAACCCGCCGCCCTTTCGAAGGATCCGGCATTGGCCGATATTTTTCATCAAACGGCTATGGAATTCGCAATTCGATTAGCGCAAAAACCTTTGAATTATGCTGATCGCTTCCCTGATATTGTTGTCGAGTAA
- a CDS encoding bifunctional aspartate kinase/diaminopimelate decarboxylase, which produces MQQIVTKFGGTSVSSLQTWENISFITQRHIKNGLQPIIVCSAMTQISNKLEQAIDAALLDQHASIYEDIEQSHLKLIDELGLSPSLIQNELEQLDKWLTGIALLREAPAKTRAQVLSLGEIMMTRLGHAFLKAKGINCLWYDVRQALVSTPIPGGDSINYLAARCHSEPNPQLASELLDSGHQAIITQGFFAANPQGDTVLLGRGGSDTSAALLAAKLEASLCEIWTDVPGIYTANPHQMPHARLLKQLNYDEAQEIASMGAKVLHPNCLPPVRNAHIPMAVRFTRMPEHSGTMISKESDELAPPIKSIQVKHSIILISIDTLNMWQQVGFLADVFAAFKHHGFSVDLLSSSEFNVTLSLDSSAKLRDREILNALITDLNRFGRAKVIEPCSAVSLVGHHIRTVLPQLGPTLELFEAKQIYLMSLASNDLNLTFVVDESHAEKLCQKLHHLLIENNPQSFYYSKSWHEEFGKPEVPRTPWWESKREQLLDLAQQYSPCYAYDRETQQQKADELLALESIDALFYSVKANPYPEILRTLYDKGIGFECVSINELEHVLKLFPEINRERILFTPNFAPRAEYEFALNLECHLTIDNLYPLQTWPELFRNRKLFLRVDPGTGAGHHKFVSTAGNESKFGIPQNDLPLAAELVAELKIQVVGLHSHSGSGILTPDLWQDTARMLANFTKLFPEISIINLGGGLGVAEKPGQRPLDLAAFDSSLLAIKSQFPQLSFWLEPGRYFVANSGVILARVTQCKDKGRVRFIGIETGMNSLVRPSLYGAYHEIVNLSRLNDEKAGFAHIVGPICESGDTLGYNRLMPKTFENDIMLIANTGAYGHCMGSNYNLRPPAQEIVVD; this is translated from the coding sequence ATGCAGCAAATAGTAACCAAATTTGGAGGCACTAGCGTCTCCTCATTACAAACCTGGGAAAATATTAGCTTTATTACTCAGCGGCACATAAAAAATGGCTTACAGCCAATCATTGTCTGCTCGGCCATGACTCAGATATCCAATAAGCTCGAACAGGCGATCGATGCGGCTTTGTTAGATCAGCATGCAAGTATTTATGAGGACATTGAGCAAAGCCATCTGAAACTGATTGACGAATTGGGTTTATCACCCTCCCTGATTCAAAATGAACTGGAACAACTGGATAAATGGTTAACCGGGATTGCCCTTCTGCGTGAAGCCCCGGCAAAAACCCGTGCGCAAGTGCTTTCACTGGGTGAAATCATGATGACCCGGCTAGGACATGCCTTTCTTAAGGCAAAGGGCATAAACTGCCTTTGGTATGATGTGCGTCAGGCCCTAGTGTCTACTCCGATTCCCGGTGGTGATTCCATTAACTATCTGGCAGCCCGCTGCCACAGCGAACCTAATCCGCAACTGGCCAGCGAATTGCTAGACTCAGGGCATCAGGCAATTATCACCCAGGGCTTCTTTGCTGCAAATCCGCAAGGCGATACGGTATTACTGGGACGCGGCGGCTCAGACACTTCAGCAGCGCTTCTGGCAGCAAAACTTGAGGCAAGCCTTTGTGAAATCTGGACTGATGTGCCCGGTATTTACACTGCAAACCCTCATCAAATGCCGCATGCGAGGCTGCTAAAACAACTTAATTACGATGAAGCGCAGGAAATTGCGTCAATGGGTGCGAAAGTATTGCACCCCAATTGCCTGCCGCCTGTCCGCAATGCCCACATTCCCATGGCTGTCCGATTTACCCGTATGCCTGAGCATTCCGGGACAATGATTTCAAAAGAGAGTGATGAACTGGCTCCGCCTATTAAATCCATTCAGGTCAAACACAGTATTATCCTTATCTCAATCGATACCCTTAATATGTGGCAGCAAGTGGGGTTCCTTGCAGATGTTTTTGCCGCCTTTAAGCATCATGGATTTTCTGTTGACCTGCTCTCTTCTTCCGAGTTTAACGTTACCCTGTCACTGGATAGCAGTGCCAAATTACGGGACCGGGAAATTTTAAATGCATTAATCACAGATCTAAACCGTTTCGGCCGCGCTAAAGTCATTGAGCCTTGCAGCGCTGTCAGTCTGGTAGGTCATCATATCCGTACGGTATTGCCGCAATTAGGGCCTACTCTCGAGTTATTTGAAGCCAAACAGATTTATCTGATGTCATTGGCATCAAATGACCTTAACCTGACCTTTGTGGTGGATGAGTCTCATGCGGAAAAACTCTGCCAGAAATTGCATCATCTCTTAATTGAAAACAATCCACAAAGCTTCTACTATTCAAAAAGCTGGCATGAAGAGTTTGGCAAACCGGAAGTCCCAAGAACACCCTGGTGGGAAAGCAAGCGCGAACAGTTACTCGATTTGGCGCAGCAATATTCCCCCTGCTATGCCTATGACCGGGAAACCCAACAGCAAAAAGCCGATGAATTGCTTGCCCTGGAATCGATTGATGCCTTGTTCTATTCAGTGAAGGCTAATCCCTATCCTGAAATTCTTAGAACCTTATATGATAAAGGCATCGGTTTTGAGTGTGTTTCGATTAATGAACTTGAGCATGTCCTGAAGCTCTTTCCTGAAATTAATCGCGAAAGAATTTTGTTTACACCCAACTTTGCCCCACGTGCAGAATATGAGTTTGCCCTGAATCTGGAATGTCATCTGACCATTGACAATCTTTATCCTTTACAGACCTGGCCTGAGCTATTCAGAAACCGTAAACTTTTCTTAAGGGTCGATCCAGGCACAGGCGCCGGTCATCACAAATTTGTCAGTACCGCTGGGAACGAGTCCAAATTTGGTATTCCCCAGAATGACTTGCCCCTTGCAGCAGAACTCGTTGCCGAGCTAAAAATTCAGGTTGTCGGTTTGCACTCCCACTCAGGTAGCGGCATTTTAACGCCGGATTTATGGCAGGATACAGCCCGAATGCTTGCTAATTTTACCAAGCTGTTTCCCGAAATCAGCATCATCAACCTTGGCGGCGGCCTGGGTGTTGCTGAGAAGCCAGGGCAGCGCCCTCTGGATCTTGCAGCATTCGACAGTTCTTTGCTGGCGATTAAATCCCAGTTTCCCCAATTGTCTTTCTGGCTGGAACCTGGGCGTTATTTTGTTGCTAACAGCGGCGTCATTCTTGCCAGGGTAACCCAATGCAAGGACAAAGGCAGAGTCCGTTTTATCGGGATTGAAACAGGGATGAACTCCCTTGTTCGCCCCTCATTGTATGGCGCTTACCATGAAATCGTTAACCTGAGCAGGCTCAATGACGAAAAAGCGGGATTTGCCCATATTGTAGGGCCTATCTGTGAATCTGGGGATACCCTGGGTTACAACCGGCTGATGCCAAAAACCTTTGAAAATGACATTATGCTGATTGCCAATACCGGCGCTTATGGCCATTGCATGGGTTCAAATTACAATCTGCGTCCCCCCGCCCAGGAAATAGTTGTTGACTAA
- a CDS encoding UvrD-helicase domain-containing protein, producing the protein MLQDADQRAQATNPAQSYIVQAPAGSGKTELLTQRFLRLLSRVQAPEQIIALTFTRKAANEMRERILLALEKAEQNIPPDNAHQQLTFSYAQAALEQNKRLNWQLLQQPGRLKVMTIDSLCQYLAQSIPLLEQESNFASITENPDEIYRMAARECLQTCLHDHQLQVHIQALLEHLDNRQDKLLDLFSSLLATREQWLGLVYSIREQNKKSFEQALRWIEEHEIKRFQESIPFSLRETLRRLCQHVAAIENDPSSLRYPLKFWDEFGQLNKEISLGLASLLLTKSDKLRSSFDHHVGLRANSCPKSEYQTLKNESRQLLEALEVLADFSSLLVKIKKLPEPVYDKHQWDILQSLLTLLPLLAAHLQIAFARTNKVDFAAVSQQALHALGEPDYPTDLSLYLDHSIHHLLIDEFQDTSIQQYQLLEKLVSGWLPADNKTLFVVGDPMQSIYRFRQAEVGLFLKARQEGIGPVTLQALELCSNFRSTAPVIEWINRQFKTIFPVRDDIESGAISFHPSVNVLKTDSDSHILAKEFSSKAAEAQAVAEIVKTELAQYPDNSVAILVRSRSQLQTIIAILRSQGIAFQGVEIEQLANLPHLQDIWSLTKALLMPADRISWLAFLRSPFIGIPLIDLYHLADADKKAPLLDLMATPSVLQSLSPDSRIRIQFANMQFRQAFKERHQQSLVNWVRSTAQKFHIDSILEPAQEQDIEQFLNLLEKYDENGLLKNLQVFENQLNALYAREASTSRLQIMTIHKSKGLEFDAVILPGLGSKSTQSDKPLFRWLKMPRQADTSLFLMSPVRAAHQQNCQLYDYIGEIHSEKEAYEQQRLLYVATTRAKKRLYLCDHLEKARDGSFRSLLNQEFIAEERGAEEPEQVFPALYRLPVDFFSQGTCFETGIQFSQTTTWPEDDAPRHLGSAIHLLLQWMGEQHPSSLAEIPWHFAANYLKTQGFSLDEQKRAMETIKHYLGLFWSNPVGQWICQQHEEEYSEYSLLVEENNQVATRIIDRMFVENGILWIIDFKTGDESNLSQEEHRLQVDNYARYISQKDHRPVHCGVYYLTTGLWIHWVYKEVTTVVSAS; encoded by the coding sequence ATGCTTCAGGATGCAGACCAACGCGCGCAGGCTACTAACCCTGCGCAGTCTTATATTGTTCAGGCACCAGCCGGATCAGGCAAAACTGAATTGCTTACCCAGCGCTTTTTACGGCTGCTCAGCCGCGTACAGGCCCCGGAACAAATCATTGCACTGACTTTTACCCGTAAAGCAGCCAATGAAATGAGAGAGCGCATACTGCTGGCCCTGGAAAAAGCTGAACAAAATATCCCTCCTGACAATGCCCATCAGCAACTCACCTTTAGCTATGCACAAGCCGCACTGGAACAGAACAAGCGCCTGAACTGGCAGTTATTACAGCAGCCAGGCCGGCTGAAAGTCATGACAATCGATTCATTATGCCAATATCTGGCGCAGTCAATCCCCCTGTTGGAACAGGAAAGCAATTTTGCATCGATAACAGAGAATCCCGATGAAATTTATCGCATGGCAGCAAGGGAATGTCTGCAAACCTGCCTTCATGATCATCAATTACAAGTCCATATTCAGGCGCTGCTTGAACACCTTGATAATCGCCAGGATAAATTGCTGGATTTATTTTCCAGTTTACTGGCAACAAGGGAACAATGGCTAGGCCTTGTTTATTCCATACGGGAGCAGAATAAAAAGTCTTTTGAACAGGCTTTGCGCTGGATAGAAGAACATGAGATTAAGCGTTTTCAGGAAAGTATTCCCTTTTCACTGCGTGAAACCTTAAGACGTTTGTGCCAGCATGTAGCGGCAATTGAAAATGATCCGTCTTCCTTGCGCTACCCGCTGAAGTTCTGGGATGAGTTTGGCCAATTAAACAAAGAGATCAGCCTGGGCCTGGCTTCCCTGCTGCTGACCAAATCGGATAAATTACGCAGCAGCTTTGACCATCATGTGGGTTTAAGAGCAAATAGCTGCCCGAAATCCGAGTATCAGACCCTTAAAAATGAGAGCAGGCAATTATTAGAGGCATTGGAAGTACTGGCTGACTTTAGCAGTTTACTGGTGAAAATAAAAAAACTGCCCGAACCGGTTTATGACAAACATCAATGGGATATTCTGCAGTCCCTGCTCACTCTCCTTCCTCTGTTGGCCGCCCATTTACAAATTGCATTCGCCAGAACAAATAAGGTGGATTTCGCAGCGGTCTCCCAGCAGGCGCTGCATGCCTTGGGTGAACCGGACTACCCAACCGACTTAAGCCTTTATCTGGATCACAGCATCCACCACTTACTGATTGACGAGTTTCAGGATACCTCTATTCAGCAGTATCAATTGCTTGAAAAACTGGTTTCTGGCTGGCTGCCCGCTGATAATAAAACCCTGTTTGTTGTTGGGGACCCGATGCAGTCGATATATCGGTTTCGACAAGCCGAAGTCGGGTTGTTTTTAAAGGCAAGGCAGGAAGGAATTGGCCCTGTCACGCTTCAAGCTTTGGAATTGTGCAGTAATTTTCGCTCCACCGCACCAGTTATCGAATGGATTAACCGGCAATTTAAGACCATTTTTCCAGTACGGGATGACATTGAATCCGGCGCTATTTCTTTTCACCCGTCGGTGAATGTCCTGAAAACCGACTCGGACAGCCATATTCTGGCAAAAGAATTCAGCAGTAAGGCGGCGGAAGCACAAGCGGTCGCAGAGATAGTTAAAACAGAGTTGGCTCAATACCCGGACAACAGCGTTGCCATCCTTGTTCGCTCACGCTCCCAGTTACAAACGATTATCGCTATTCTGCGCAGCCAGGGTATTGCCTTTCAAGGGGTGGAAATCGAACAATTGGCCAATCTGCCCCATCTTCAGGACATCTGGTCCTTAACCAAAGCCTTACTCATGCCTGCAGATCGCATTTCATGGCTAGCATTTTTGAGAAGCCCTTTTATTGGTATACCCTTGATCGACTTATACCATTTGGCCGATGCGGACAAAAAGGCGCCGCTGCTGGACTTAATGGCAACTCCTTCGGTGCTGCAGTCGCTAAGTCCGGATAGCCGAATCCGCATTCAATTTGCCAACATGCAATTCAGGCAGGCTTTTAAAGAACGGCATCAGCAATCACTGGTTAACTGGGTAAGGTCTACAGCACAGAAGTTCCACATTGATTCCATTTTAGAACCCGCACAGGAACAGGACATTGAACAATTCTTAAACCTTCTGGAAAAATATGACGAAAATGGCCTTTTGAAAAACCTGCAAGTATTTGAGAATCAGTTAAACGCGCTTTATGCCCGTGAGGCATCAACCTCACGGCTGCAAATTATGACCATCCATAAATCAAAAGGACTGGAATTTGATGCCGTCATTCTTCCTGGTTTAGGAAGTAAATCGACCCAGTCCGATAAGCCGCTTTTCCGCTGGCTTAAAATGCCGCGTCAGGCCGATACATCGCTGTTTCTGATGTCGCCGGTGCGTGCCGCGCATCAGCAAAACTGTCAGTTGTACGATTATATCGGCGAGATTCACTCTGAAAAAGAAGCTTACGAGCAGCAGCGTTTACTCTATGTCGCAACGACCCGTGCCAAGAAGCGCCTTTATCTTTGTGATCATTTGGAAAAAGCCCGTGATGGCAGCTTTAGAAGTTTGCTGAATCAGGAGTTTATTGCAGAAGAAAGGGGAGCTGAAGAGCCTGAACAGGTATTTCCAGCGCTTTACCGTCTGCCTGTAGACTTTTTCTCCCAAGGTACATGCTTTGAGACAGGCATCCAGTTTTCACAGACAACAACTTGGCCAGAAGATGATGCACCGCGCCATCTGGGCTCGGCCATTCATTTATTGCTGCAGTGGATGGGGGAACAGCATCCATCATCCCTGGCAGAAATACCCTGGCATTTCGCTGCTAATTACCTGAAAACCCAGGGCTTTTCCCTTGACGAGCAGAAACGGGCCATGGAAACCATAAAACATTACCTTGGCCTCTTCTGGTCAAATCCTGTCGGGCAATGGATTTGCCAGCAGCACGAAGAAGAATACAGTGAGTATTCATTACTCGTGGAGGAGAATAATCAGGTCGCAACACGTATAATCGACAGAATGTTTGTGGAAAACGGCATCCTCTGGATTATTGATTTCAAAACAGGGGATGAGAGTAATCTGTCCCAAGAGGAACATCGCCTGCAAGTAGACAATTATGCACGATATATCAGCCAGAAAGACCATCGCCCTGTGCACTGCGGCGTTTATTACCTCACTACCGGGCTATGGATTCATTGGGTTTATAAGGAAGTCACTACGGTGGTGAGCGCTAGTTAA